A region from the Gammaproteobacteria bacterium genome encodes:
- a CDS encoding phosphoheptose isomerase: MDEAEHVRQTFAASVDTKQQAAVALAETIVRAADLIVRALLSGHKILSCGNGGSAGDAQHFSSEMLNRFERERPGLPAIALTTDSSTLTSIANDYSFDQVFSKQIMALGHAGDVLLAISTSGESASVLDAVIAAHERDMGVIALSGREGGRLGALLREEDVEIRVPSQSTARIQEVHLLVIHCLCDLTDRRLFGD; the protein is encoded by the coding sequence ATGGATGAAGCCGAACACGTGCGGCAGACTTTCGCCGCCAGCGTCGATACCAAGCAGCAGGCGGCGGTCGCCCTGGCGGAGACGATCGTGCGGGCGGCTGACCTGATCGTGCGGGCACTACTTAGCGGCCATAAGATACTGAGCTGCGGCAACGGCGGCTCGGCCGGTGACGCCCAGCACTTCTCGTCCGAAATGCTCAATCGCTTCGAGCGCGAACGGCCCGGGTTGCCGGCCATCGCCCTGACCACCGACTCGTCCACCCTCACCTCGATCGCCAACGACTACAGCTTCGATCAGGTGTTCTCCAAACAGATCATGGCGCTGGGACATGCGGGCGACGTTTTGCTCGCGATTTCGACCTCCGGCGAGTCGGCCAGCGTGCTGGACGCAGTGATTGCGGCGCACGAGCGGGACATGGGCGTGATCGCCTTAAGCGGCCGTGAGGGCGGGCGGCTGGGCGCGCTGCTGCGCGAGGAAGACGTGGAGATTCGCGTGCCCTCGCAGTCCACGGCCCGCATCCAGGAAGTGCATTTGCTGGTAATTCATTGCCTTTGCGATCTGACCGACCGGCGACTGTTCGGAGATTGA
- a CDS encoding FAD-binding protein, with protein sequence MAAGELLRPAFLETLGLVAGTSNLRTDPADCWPYGYDNSRRHVPPEAVVFAISHAQVLGVVRLCNRHRVALTARGRGTGTCGGSVPVQGGVVLSLERMDRILEINPADRLMVIETGAANQAVQDAAARHAFFWPPDPTSAAYCTVGGNLAFNSAGPRAVKYGTPRENTLGLRAVTGAGEELRTGVRTSKGVVGLDLTRLLIGSEGMLAIITEATLKLTPLAPCRRTLRAIYADVDAAARAVISIMAQPVIPCALEFMDDTALDMIRVYSRADLPEHAGALLMIEVDGDEDCIDFAADALARAAKVDGLIRIERAHDETQVAALWATRKALSPALRNVAPGKINEDVVVPVSRLAELVEGLRRLSLAHGVKIVNYGHAGNGNIHVNLLLDPQDPRQVRAAQRCLDAVFSLVLRLGGTLSGEHGVGLSKRDFVARELDPVALRLMRDIKRTFDPNGILNPGKGWPEENSPPGGKSSQ encoded by the coding sequence ATGGCGGCAGGCGAATTGCTGCGGCCGGCATTCCTTGAGACCTTGGGCCTGGTCGCGGGGACAAGTAATCTGCGCACCGATCCTGCCGATTGCTGGCCCTATGGTTACGACAACAGCCGCCGCCACGTGCCGCCGGAGGCCGTGGTGTTCGCCATTAGCCATGCGCAGGTGCTTGGTGTCGTGCGCCTGTGCAACCGGCATCGTGTCGCGCTGACCGCGCGCGGCCGCGGCACCGGCACTTGCGGCGGCTCGGTGCCGGTGCAGGGCGGTGTGGTGTTATCGCTGGAGCGCATGGACCGCATCCTGGAAATAAACCCCGCCGACCGGCTGATGGTGATAGAAACTGGCGCCGCCAATCAGGCGGTGCAGGACGCGGCGGCCCGACACGCGTTCTTCTGGCCGCCCGATCCAACCAGCGCGGCTTATTGCACGGTGGGCGGCAACCTCGCCTTCAACTCGGCCGGTCCGCGTGCCGTGAAATACGGGACGCCGCGCGAGAACACGCTGGGTTTAAGGGCCGTGACCGGCGCGGGCGAAGAATTGCGCACCGGCGTACGCACCAGCAAGGGCGTGGTCGGGCTGGACCTGACCCGCTTGCTGATCGGTTCGGAAGGCATGCTCGCGATCATTACCGAGGCGACCCTGAAACTGACGCCCCTCGCACCGTGCAGGCGCACCCTGCGCGCGATCTACGCCGATGTGGATGCCGCGGCGCGCGCGGTCATTAGCATCATGGCGCAACCCGTAATCCCGTGCGCGCTGGAATTCATGGATGACACCGCCCTCGACATGATCCGCGTGTATTCACGGGCCGATCTGCCTGAGCACGCCGGTGCCCTGCTTATGATCGAGGTGGACGGCGACGAGGACTGCATCGACTTTGCGGCCGATGCACTGGCGCGGGCGGCAAAGGTCGATGGTTTGATCCGCATCGAGCGCGCGCACGACGAAACGCAAGTAGCTGCGCTGTGGGCCACGCGCAAGGCGCTGTCGCCGGCGTTGCGCAACGTGGCGCCAGGCAAGATCAACGAAGACGTGGTGGTGCCGGTGTCGCGACTGGCGGAACTGGTCGAGGGCTTGCGGCGCTTAAGCTTGGCGCACGGCGTCAAGATCGTCAATTACGGGCATGCCGGCAACGGCAACATACACGTTAACCTGCTGCTGGACCCGCAGGATCCCAGGCAAGTGCGCGCCGCCCAACGCTGTCTGGACGCAGTCTTCAGCCTGGTGCTGCGGCTAGGAGGTACGCTCTCGGGCGAGCATGGCGTGGGCCTTTCGAAGCGGGACTTCGTCGCGCGCGAACTCGATCCGGTGGCGCTTAGGCTGATGCGCGACATCAAGCGTACATTCGACCCCAACGGGATTCTCAACCCCGGCAAAGGGTGGCCGGAGGAAAATAGTCCACCGGGAGGAAAGTCATCCCAGTGA